Proteins encoded in a region of the Rutidosis leptorrhynchoides isolate AG116_Rl617_1_P2 chromosome 9, CSIRO_AGI_Rlap_v1, whole genome shotgun sequence genome:
- the LOC139867877 gene encoding uncharacterized protein, translating into MCTISLNIRGIGQTGKISWLKRICNKEKPTILGLQETKCGQTGDNTIESFWGNSDFKFVQKDSVGASGGILTIWDTNIFSFNYAIEGEFFLAIRGTWAGHDSEIAFINVYGPHSSSKKLRLWNELSSLINSLNIPHIVFGDFNEVRNKTERMNTDCNQHWADNFNNFINNSGLIDLPLGGKRFTRICEKTMKFSKLDRFLVSDGIFTIWPNTSSKTLDRDLSDHCPIILRNNLLDSGPKPIRVFDTWLDLKDADIVIERAWSIPTTGNRPDCIFRNKLKNVKMELKKHSIQLDNIDSQIRDHISECNNWEQTAETRPLSESEKQKWIDEKMQQTVAIIKSSPKYSPIALQRSSIKS; encoded by the exons ATGTGTACAATTTCTTTAAATATTCGGGGTATTGGACAAACGGGTAAAATAAGTTGGCTAAAACGTATCTGCAATAAAGAAAAACCAACGATTTTAGGTCTACAAGAAACCAAATGCGGACAAACAGGTGATAACACCATTGAATCTTTCTGGGGTAATTCTGATTTTAAATTCGTCCAAAAGGACTCGGTTGGTGCTTCCGGTGGTATCTTAACTATTTGGGATACTAATATCTTTTCGTTCAATTATGCGATTGAGGGCGAATTCTTCTTAGCAATACGCGGAACATGGGCAGGGCATGATTCTGAAATTGCTTTCATTAATGTATATGGTCCTCATTCTTCCTCAAAAAAACTAAGACTCTGGAACGAACTCTCATCTCTCATTAACTCTCTTAACATTCCACACATTGTCTTTGGTGACTTTAATGAAGTAAGAAACAAAACAGAACGCATGAATACAGATTGCAATCAACATTGGgcagataattttaataatttcataAATAACTCCGGATTAATTGATCTTCCATTAGGTGGAAAAAGATTCACAAGGATATGTGAGAAAACAATGAAATTCAGTAAACTTGACCGATTCCTTGTCTCTGATGGCATTTTCACCATCTGGCCCAATACATCCTCCAAAACTCTTGATCGTGATCTTTCCGATCACTGTCCTATCATTCTAAGAAATAACCTCCTCGATTCAGGCCCTAAACCAATACGTGTTTTTGACACATGGCTCGACCTTAAAGATGCCGACATTGTCATTGAAAGAGCCTGGTCGATTCCGACTACTGGTAATAGGCCAGACTGCATCTTCCGTAATAAATTAAAAAACGTAAAAATGGAGCTCAAAAAACATAGTATTCAACTTGATAACATTGACTCACAAATCCGAGATCATATATCTGAATGTAATAATTGGGAACAAACTGCCGAAACCAGACCATTATCTGAATCGGAAAAACAAAAATGGATCGATGAAAAAATGCAGCAAACT GTAGCTATTATAAAATCCTCACCAAAATACTCTCCAATCGCCTTGCAAAGGTCATCCATAAAGTCATAG